A genomic region of Streptomyces sp. R33 contains the following coding sequences:
- a CDS encoding DNA polymerase beta superfamily protein, translated as MNEQSTPAEALNLTLVRDHTVYACVMGSRAFGLATEASDTDRRGVYLAPTPLYWRFEKPPTHVEGPREEEFSWELERFCELALRANPNILECLHSPLVERLTPVGEELLSLREAFLSRRAHTTFTRYAASQHAKLVADVRIHGAPRWKHAMHLLRLLLSCRDLLRTGRLTIDATEHRDRLLAVRRGELTWSEVDTWMTRLTTESETALATTPLPEAPDLARVEDFLVRTRRASAV; from the coding sequence ATGAACGAGCAGTCGACGCCCGCGGAAGCCCTGAACCTCACCCTGGTACGCGACCACACGGTCTACGCGTGCGTCATGGGCTCCCGGGCGTTCGGCCTGGCCACGGAGGCGAGCGACACCGACCGGCGCGGCGTCTACCTGGCCCCGACCCCCCTCTACTGGCGCTTCGAGAAGCCGCCGACCCATGTGGAGGGCCCGCGGGAGGAGGAGTTCTCCTGGGAGCTGGAACGCTTCTGCGAACTCGCCCTGCGCGCCAACCCGAACATCCTGGAGTGCCTGCACTCCCCGCTGGTGGAACGGCTGACCCCGGTGGGCGAGGAACTCCTCTCCCTCCGGGAGGCCTTCCTCTCCCGCCGGGCCCACACCACCTTCACCCGGTACGCGGCGTCCCAGCACGCCAAACTCGTCGCGGACGTCCGCATCCACGGCGCCCCGCGCTGGAAGCACGCCATGCACCTGCTGCGCCTGCTCCTGTCCTGCCGCGACCTCCTGCGCACGGGCCGCCTGACGATCGACGCCACCGAGCACCGCGACCGCCTCCTGGCGGTCAGGCGCGGCGAACTCACCTGGTCCGAGGTCGACACCTGGATGACCCGCCTGACGACGGAGTCGGAGACGGCCCTTGCCACGACCCCTCTCCCCGAAGCCCCGGACCTGGCCCGGGTGGAGGACTTCCTCGTCCGCACCCGCCGGGCGTCAGCCGTCTAG
- a CDS encoding Rieske (2Fe-2S) protein, translating to MSDPTPTTRRTVLAAGAVAALAGGTLTACGGEDKNPKSEPGSASTPQAAQSPSPSSGTGGGKSLLKSSAVPVGGGTILKEEKLVVTQPTAGSFRCFTAVCTHQGCLVNKVEAGTIDCPCHGSKFEIANGAVAHGPATRPLAEKKISVAPDGDISLA from the coding sequence ATGAGCGACCCCACGCCGACCACCCGCCGCACGGTACTGGCGGCAGGTGCCGTCGCCGCGCTGGCCGGCGGCACGCTCACCGCGTGCGGCGGCGAGGACAAGAACCCGAAGAGCGAGCCGGGCAGCGCCTCCACTCCGCAGGCGGCGCAGTCCCCCTCCCCCTCGTCGGGTACGGGCGGCGGCAAGTCCCTGCTCAAGTCCTCGGCCGTACCGGTGGGCGGCGGCACGATCCTCAAGGAGGAGAAGCTGGTCGTCACCCAGCCCACGGCCGGGTCCTTCCGCTGCTTCACGGCGGTGTGCACGCACCAGGGCTGCCTCGTGAACAAGGTGGAGGCCGGCACCATCGACTGCCCCTGCCACGGCAGCAAGTTCGAGATCGCGAACGGCGCCGTGGCCCACGGCCCGGCCACCCGCCCCCTGGCGGAGAAGAAGATCTCGGTGGCCCCGGACGGCGATATCTCGCTCGCGTAG
- a CDS encoding DUF952 domain-containing protein, with product MIFHIVPLADWTAAPELPYAPSSLDSEGFVHCSADRPTVLEIADAHYREVPGPLLAVELDERALTSEVRREGESGGRYPHVHGPLDRAAVVRVWEVVRTPGGPAELAPWGQGS from the coding sequence ATGATCTTCCACATCGTGCCGCTCGCCGACTGGACCGCCGCGCCCGAGCTTCCGTACGCCCCCTCCTCGCTCGACTCCGAGGGCTTCGTGCACTGCTCGGCGGACCGCCCGACGGTGCTCGAGATCGCGGACGCGCACTACCGCGAGGTACCGGGCCCGCTGCTGGCCGTCGAGCTCGACGAACGGGCCCTGACGTCGGAGGTCCGCCGCGAGGGTGAATCCGGGGGCCGCTACCCGCACGTCCACGGCCCCCTGGACAGGGCGGCCGTGGTCCGCGTCTGGGAGGTCGTCCGCACGCCGGGCGGCCCGGCGGAACTGGCCCCGTGGGGGCAGGGGTCCTAG